CCAACCGGGCGCAGATCCTGGAAACCGCCCGCCGGGGCACGCCCCTGGGCCGCCTGACCACGCCCGAGGATGTGGCCAATGTCGCTCTCTTCCTGTGCAGCGAGCTGGCGGCCATGATCCAGGGCCAGACGGTGACCGTGGACGGCGGCTACTCCATCCGGGCTTGAGGCAACGGCCCGGGACCGCCGGCTGCCGGCGCCAAGGAGGGAGACACCATGGCAGCACACCGATTCGATAGCCGCAAAGGCCCCTTCCGTTCCCTCCTCCCCCTGGTGCTCGCCTCGGCCTCGCCCCGGCGCCAGGCCTTTCTCGACGAGCTGGGCCTGGAGTTTCGCGTCTGGCCGGCCATGGTGGAAGAGGCGCCGGCACCGGCCGAGGATCCGGTCGCCTATGTGCTGCGGCTGGCGGCGGCCAAGGCCGAGGCCGTGAGCCGGAGCTGCCCGGAAACCTGGGTGCTGGGGGCAGACACCGCCGTGGTGGTGGACGGTGACATCCTGGGCAAGCCGGCCGACGCCCGGGAGGCGGAGGGCATGGTGAAGAGCCTGGCGGGCAAGCGGCACACGGTGGTCACCGGCTATGCCCTGTGCCATGCCCAGGGAGAGGCTGTGATCCAGGGTAGCGCCGAGACCGAGGTGGACTTCACCGACGTGCCGGACGAGGTCTGCCAGGCCTACGCCCTGACCGGCGAGCCCCTGGACAAGGCGGGCGGCTACGCCATCCAGGGCTGCGGCGGCTTTCTCGTGGAGAGCATCCGGGGCTCGGCCAGCAACGTGGTCGGCCTGCCCCTGGCCGAGCTGGTCCGGGATCTCCTGCGCCTGGGGATCATCGAGCCCCGGCTGCCGGATCCGATCCTGCTCGGGGACTGACCCGCTTCGTCTCCTTGTCGTGTTGGCTGGCGCGGGGCTACAATGGGTGACATGGGACCCCCAGGCCAGGCCAGTCACGTGCCCAACGACACCGCCAACATCTTCATCGCCCGCCAGCCCATCTTCCGCCGCGACAAGGCGCTGTTCGGCTACGAGCTGCTGTTCCGGTCCGGGCTGGAGAACTTCTTCGCCGGTGCCGACGGCGAGGCGGCCACCTCCAAGGTCATCACCAACAGCTTCCTGCTCATCGGCATCAAGAACCTGACCGAGGGCAAGAAGGCCTTCATCAACTTCACCCAGGGCATGCTGGTCAAGGAGTATCCGACCCTGTTTCCCCGCCGGGAGACGGTGGTGGAGATCCTGGAGAACGTGCCGGCAGTGCCGCCGGTCCTGGCCGCCTGCCGCTCCCTGGCCAGCCAGGGGTATGTGCTGGCCATGGACGATTTCGTCTACACGCCGGCCAAGCTGCCGTTCCTGGAGCATGTCCAGATCATCAAGTTCGACCTCCAGCAGCAGTCCCTGGAGGAGATGGCCGAGGTGGTGGAGCGGTTCCGGCGCCAGAAGCCGTCCCTGCGCTTCCTGGCCGAGAAGATCGAGACCGAGTCCGAGTTCCAGGCCTCCCTGGCCATGGGCTGCCACTTCTTCCAGGGCTACTTCTTCAGCCGTCCCAACATCGTCGTGGGGCGGGATATTCCGGGGTCGAAGCTCACCTACCTGCAGATCATCCGCCGCCTGCAGGACGAGAGCTACCACTTCGATCAACTGGCCCAGATCATCGGCCGGGACGTCTCGCTTTCCTACAAGCTCCTCAAGTACGTCAACTCCGCGGCCTTCTACCGCCCCCAGGAGATCAGCTCCCTCAAGGCCGCCATCGGCCTGCTCGGCGAGGTGCATCTGCGCAAGTGGCTGTCTTTGATGATGCTGTCCTACATGGCTGCCGACAAGCCCTCGGAGCTCTTGCGGCTGTCGGTGCTGCGGGCGCGGCTGTGCGAGCTGGTGGCCGAACGGGGTCTGGGGGCCGAGGCCCGCACCGGTGAGTTCTTCCTGGTGGGGATGTTCTCGCTGCTGGATGCCATTCTCGACCAGCCCATGGAGCGGCTGCTGGCCGAGCTGTCCCTGCCCGAGGAGCTGACGGCGGCGCTCCTGGGCAAGGACAACCGCCTCCAGCACTGCCTCGCCCTGGTGCAGGCCTATGAGCAGGGGGATTGGACGGGGTTCCTGGCCCGGGCCACCAGCTGCGGGGTCGACGCGGAGGCCTTCCCCAGCCTGTACATGGCGGCCATCGACTGGGTCAGGTCCTGTGGCCTGGCGGATTGACGATAGGCCATCAGCGGCCGCCCGGGGATGGGCGGCCAGGAGCAAGGCCGGCTGGCAGGCCTATCGATTGACCTGCATCTTCGAGATATCCCCTACCCGCAGAAAGAGATCGGCGATGGCGGTCAGGAGGGCCAGGCGGTTGGCCCGCAGGGCCTCGTCCCCACTCATCACCAGCACCTGGTCGAAGAAGGCGTCCACCGGCTCTTTCATGGCGCAGAAGGCTTCCAGGGCGGCGCCGTAATCCTGGCGGTCCAGCAAGGGGCCGGCCGTGGCCTGGCAGGCGAGAAAGGCCTGGTGCAAGGCCACCTCCGCCGGCTCCACCAGCCGTGCCGGCTCCAGGGGGCCGGCGCCGCCGGTCTTGACCATGTTCATCACCCGCTTGAAGGCGATGGCCAGCGGGGTGAAGCTCGGCTGCTGGCGGATGCCGGCCAGGGCCTCGATGCGG
This window of the Thermodesulfobacteriota bacterium genome carries:
- a CDS encoding nucleoside triphosphate pyrophosphatase, with the translated sequence MAAHRFDSRKGPFRSLLPLVLASASPRRQAFLDELGLEFRVWPAMVEEAPAPAEDPVAYVLRLAAAKAEAVSRSCPETWVLGADTAVVVDGDILGKPADAREAEGMVKSLAGKRHTVVTGYALCHAQGEAVIQGSAETEVDFTDVPDEVCQAYALTGEPLDKAGGYAIQGCGGFLVESIRGSASNVVGLPLAELVRDLLRLGIIEPRLPDPILLGD
- a CDS encoding HDOD domain-containing protein; its protein translation is MGPPGQASHVPNDTANIFIARQPIFRRDKALFGYELLFRSGLENFFAGADGEAATSKVITNSFLLIGIKNLTEGKKAFINFTQGMLVKEYPTLFPRRETVVEILENVPAVPPVLAACRSLASQGYVLAMDDFVYTPAKLPFLEHVQIIKFDLQQQSLEEMAEVVERFRRQKPSLRFLAEKIETESEFQASLAMGCHFFQGYFFSRPNIVVGRDIPGSKLTYLQIIRRLQDESYHFDQLAQIIGRDVSLSYKLLKYVNSAAFYRPQEISSLKAAIGLLGEVHLRKWLSLMMLSYMAADKPSELLRLSVLRARLCELVAERGLGAEARTGEFFLVGMFSLLDAILDQPMERLLAELSLPEELTAALLGKDNRLQHCLALVQAYEQGDWTGFLARATSCGVDAEAFPSLYMAAIDWVRSCGLAD